Proteins encoded together in one Streptomyces sp. NA04227 window:
- a CDS encoding putative leader peptide, whose translation MTATTPLVTRPHVDLGRLASAACPRR comes from the coding sequence ATGACCGCGACGACTCCTCTCGTGACGCGGCCCCACGTCGACCTGGGCCGTCTCGCCTCGGCCGCGTGTCCGCGCCGCTGA
- a CDS encoding TauD/TfdA family dioxygenase: MTTTTTATPAPVSEAPDTLDTSATPNAPLTVERLGGRIGAVISGVRLGGDLDKATVAAIRAAALAHKVVFFRDQHHLDGQSHEAFGRLLGEPVAHPTVPSVDGRYALGIDNEHGGRANQWHTDVTFVPAYPAFSILRAEVIPPYGGNTLWSNTAAAYAGLPEPLRVLADSLRAVHTNDYDYAATRPDAPTEALEQHRKVFTAVKFRTEHPVVRVHPETGERALVLGNFVQKLSGFNGRDSRALIDVLQSHVERPENVARWQWRAGDVAIWDNRATQHYGVDDSDDHERTLRRVTVDGDVPVGVDGRRSVLLSPESVPEPGYGIASGASTDGTVAEG; this comes from the coding sequence ATGACCACCACCACGACCGCCACGCCCGCACCCGTCTCGGAGGCCCCGGACACCCTGGACACCTCGGCGACCCCGAACGCCCCGCTCACCGTGGAGAGGCTCGGCGGCCGCATCGGCGCCGTGATCTCCGGCGTGCGGCTCGGCGGGGACCTGGACAAGGCCACCGTCGCGGCGATCCGTGCCGCGGCGCTCGCGCACAAGGTCGTCTTCTTCCGCGACCAGCACCACCTGGACGGCCAGAGCCACGAGGCGTTCGGAAGGCTGCTCGGCGAGCCCGTCGCGCACCCCACCGTCCCCTCGGTGGACGGCCGTTACGCCCTCGGCATCGACAACGAGCACGGCGGCCGCGCCAACCAGTGGCACACCGATGTCACCTTCGTACCCGCCTACCCGGCCTTCTCCATCCTGCGCGCCGAGGTGATCCCGCCCTACGGCGGAAACACCCTCTGGTCCAACACGGCCGCCGCGTACGCCGGACTCCCCGAGCCGCTGCGGGTGCTCGCCGACAGCCTGCGCGCCGTACACACCAACGACTACGACTACGCGGCCACTCGCCCGGACGCCCCCACCGAGGCCCTGGAACAGCACCGCAAGGTGTTCACCGCGGTCAAGTTCCGCACCGAGCACCCGGTGGTGCGCGTACACCCCGAGACCGGTGAACGCGCCCTTGTACTCGGCAACTTCGTGCAGAAGCTCAGTGGCTTCAACGGCCGCGACTCGCGTGCGCTGATCGACGTCCTCCAGTCCCACGTCGAGCGCCCCGAGAACGTCGCCCGCTGGCAGTGGCGCGCGGGCGACGTGGCCATCTGGGACAACCGCGCCACCCAGCACTACGGCGTGGACGACTCCGACGACCACGAGCGCACCCTGCGCCGCGTCACTGTCGACGGTGACGTGCCCGTCGGCGTGGACGGCCGCCGCTCGGTGCTGCTCAGTCCGGAGTCGGTGCCCGAACCCGGGTACGGCATCGCCTCGGGCGCCTCCACCGACGGCACCGTCGCGGAGGGCTGA
- a CDS encoding DapH/DapD/GlmU-related protein yields the protein MSSDRLMRIHSPEFQAMAERVLRVTELTSRLNVLPFEDEVGKAELLEQILGKPLPPRVTIYPPFYTDHGLHLDLAERVFINQNCTFLDYAGIRLGERVMVGPKVTFITSGHPVDPEERKLYLTGAPIDVAENVWIGAGATILPGVSIGRDAVVAAGAVVADDVPPASLVTGTKATVHRRW from the coding sequence ATGTCCAGCGACCGTCTCATGCGCATCCACAGTCCCGAGTTCCAGGCCATGGCCGAGAGAGTCCTGCGGGTCACCGAGCTCACCTCCCGCCTGAACGTCCTGCCCTTCGAGGACGAAGTGGGCAAGGCGGAACTGCTCGAACAGATCCTCGGTAAGCCGCTGCCGCCGAGAGTGACGATCTATCCGCCCTTCTACACCGACCACGGCCTCCATCTCGACCTTGCCGAGCGTGTGTTCATCAACCAGAACTGCACTTTCCTGGACTACGCGGGCATCCGGCTCGGTGAGCGGGTCATGGTCGGTCCGAAGGTCACGTTCATCACCAGCGGCCACCCGGTCGACCCCGAGGAGCGGAAGTTGTACCTCACCGGCGCGCCCATCGACGTGGCGGAGAACGTGTGGATCGGTGCCGGTGCCACGATCCTGCCCGGCGTCAGCATCGGCCGTGACGCCGTGGTCGCCGCCGGAGCGGTCGTGGCCGACGACGTTCCGCCGGCAAGCCTGGTGACCGGCACCAAAGCCACCGTGCACCGACGGTGGTGA
- a CDS encoding DUF305 domain-containing protein produces the protein MAVGAAVLVLAACGSEDDGSAGHEGHGAKPSASSSASSAPSSAAKGRHNDADAAFATGMIPHHRQAVEMAALAPSRARSAEVKQLAADIKKAQEPEIRTLSGWLRSWGKPVPAEGAMDHSSHGGADGPGGMSGMMTPEEMAKLEKASGAAFDTAFMELMIKHHEGAVSMAKTEQADGSYPAAQKMAGAIITSQSAEIAEMNRLLGRN, from the coding sequence ATGGCCGTGGGCGCGGCCGTCCTCGTACTGGCCGCCTGTGGTTCCGAGGACGACGGCTCGGCCGGACACGAGGGCCACGGCGCGAAGCCGAGCGCCTCGTCCTCGGCCTCGTCCGCACCGTCGTCCGCGGCGAAGGGGCGGCACAACGACGCCGACGCCGCCTTCGCGACCGGCATGATCCCGCACCACCGTCAGGCCGTGGAGATGGCCGCCCTCGCGCCCTCGCGCGCCCGGTCCGCCGAGGTGAAGCAGTTGGCCGCGGACATCAAGAAGGCGCAGGAACCGGAGATCCGGACGCTGTCCGGATGGCTGAGGTCCTGGGGCAAGCCGGTGCCCGCGGAGGGCGCCATGGACCACTCCTCGCACGGCGGGGCGGACGGGCCGGGCGGCATGAGCGGAATGATGACGCCCGAGGAGATGGCGAAGCTGGAGAAGGCCTCCGGCGCGGCCTTCGACACGGCCTTCATGGAGCTGATGATCAAGCATCACGAGGGAGCGGTGTCGATGGCGAAGACGGAGCAGGCCGACGGCTCCTACCCCGCCGCCCAGAAGATGGCGGGCGCCATCATCACCTCCCAGTCCGCCGAGATCGCCGAGATGAACCGGCTCCTCGGCAGGAACTGA
- a CDS encoding DUF6153 family protein, whose translation MSRAPKPSKGRPSGRSLTLLVLAVLAGLLAMHGLGPGPGPGPVATPPAAAAGQHGAQGAAHHAMADPGSPTGAQDARPGVDAQRADADCSHTEGGTGHLAHADAMCAATGVGTSYAPPALAASCDGVPALSASSGRATDSAEHGRAPPDLSELQLLRI comes from the coding sequence ATGTCGCGTGCACCGAAGCCGTCGAAGGGCCGCCCGAGCGGGCGCTCCCTGACGCTGTTGGTGCTCGCCGTCCTGGCCGGTCTGCTGGCCATGCACGGCCTGGGACCTGGACCTGGACCTGGTCCGGTGGCCACGCCGCCCGCGGCCGCCGCCGGGCAGCACGGCGCGCAGGGGGCCGCCCACCACGCGATGGCCGACCCGGGCTCCCCCACCGGCGCGCAGGACGCGCGTCCCGGTGTGGACGCGCAGCGGGCCGACGCGGACTGTTCGCACACCGAGGGCGGTACGGGTCACCTCGCCCACGCCGACGCCATGTGCGCGGCCACCGGTGTCGGTACGTCCTATGCGCCGCCCGCGCTCGCGGCCTCCTGCGACGGCGTACCCGCGCTGTCCGCGTCGTCCGGCCGGGCCACCGACTCGGCCGAGCACGGCCGTGCGCCGCCCGATCTCTCGGAACTCCAGCTCCTGCGGATATAG
- a CDS encoding L-threonylcarbamoyladenylate synthase, translating to MAKYFDVHPENPQQRTIGTVADSIRSGALIAYPTDSCFALGCQLGSRDGVNRIRTIRNLDDRHHFTLVCENFAQLGQFVQIDNDVFRAIKAATPGSYTFILPATKEVPRQLPHPKKKTVGVRIPDHVVTQALLAELGEPLVSSTLLLPGEDEPLTQGWEIKERLDHVVDAVLDSGDCGVEPTTVIDFSGGEAEIIRRGAGDTSRFE from the coding sequence ATGGCGAAGTATTTCGACGTGCACCCCGAGAACCCCCAGCAGCGCACCATCGGCACCGTGGCCGACAGCATCCGCTCGGGCGCGCTCATCGCGTATCCGACGGACTCGTGCTTCGCGCTCGGCTGCCAGCTCGGCAGCCGTGACGGCGTGAACCGGATCCGGACGATCCGGAACCTGGACGACCGCCACCACTTCACCCTGGTGTGCGAGAACTTCGCGCAACTCGGCCAGTTCGTGCAGATCGACAACGACGTGTTCCGCGCCATCAAGGCGGCCACGCCCGGCAGTTACACCTTCATCCTGCCCGCCACGAAGGAAGTGCCCCGCCAACTGCCGCACCCGAAGAAGAAGACGGTGGGCGTACGCATCCCCGACCACGTCGTGACCCAGGCGCTGCTCGCCGAGCTCGGGGAGCCGCTGGTGTCCAGCACTCTGTTGCTCCCCGGCGAGGACGAGCCGCTCACCCAGGGCTGGGAGATCAAGGAACGCCTCGACCACGTCGTGGACGCGGTGCTCGACTCGGGGGACTGCGGCGTCGAGCCGACCACCGTCATCGACTTCTCCGGCGGCGAGGCGGAGATCATCCGCCGAGGCGCGGGGGACACCTCGCGGTTCGAGTAG